A genome region from Pseudomonas pergaminensis includes the following:
- a CDS encoding glycosyltransferase: MASRKFGLNLVIVLAIAALFTGFWALINRPVTTPNWPEQISGFSYSPFQQGQYPQKGQYPTDDQMRRDLEIMSKLTDNIRTYSVDGTLGDIPKLAEEFGLRVTLGIWISPDLERNEREIQRAIEIANSSRSVVRVVVGNEALFREEITPEALIVLLDRVRAAVKVPVTTSEQWHIWEKNPQLAKHVDLIAAHILPFWEYIPMDKAGQYVLDRARDLKKMFPKKPLLLSEVGWPSNGRMRGGNETSPADQAIYLRTLVNKLNRQGFNYFVIEAFDQPWKVSDEGSAGAYWGVYNAARQQKFNFDGPVVAIPQWRVLAIGSVVLALLSLTLLMIDGSALRQRGRTFLTFIAFLCGSVLVWIGYDYSQQYSTWFSVTVGILLALGALGVFIVLLTEAHELAEAVWTHKRRREFLPVEGDSDYRPKVSIHVPCYNEPPEMVKQTLDALAALDYPDYEVLIIDNNTKDPAVWEPVRDYCETLGPRFKFFHVAPLAGFKGGALNYLIPHTAKDAEVIAVIDSDYCVSPNWLKHMVPHFADPKIAVVQSPQDYRDQNESTFKKLCYAEYKGFFHIGMVTRNDRDAIIQHGTMTMTRRSVLEELGWADWCICEDAELGLRVFEKGLSAAYYHDSYGKGLMPDTFIDFKKQRFRWAYGAIQIIKRHTASLLRGKDTELTRGQRYHFLAGWLPWVADGMNIFFTVGALLWSAAMIIVPTRVDPPLLIFAIPPLALFVFKVGKIIFLYRRAVGVNLKDAFCAALAGLALSHTIAKAVLYGFFTTSIPFFRTPKNADNHGFWVAISEAREEMFIMLLLWGAALGIYLVQGLPSNDIRFWVVMLLVQSLPYVAALVMAFLSSLPKPAPKAEPATVE, encoded by the coding sequence ATGGCATCGCGTAAATTTGGACTCAACCTGGTGATCGTGCTGGCAATCGCCGCGCTGTTCACCGGTTTCTGGGCGCTGATCAACCGCCCCGTCACCACTCCCAACTGGCCTGAACAGATCTCCGGTTTTTCCTACTCGCCGTTCCAGCAAGGCCAGTACCCACAGAAAGGTCAGTACCCGACCGACGACCAGATGCGTCGCGACCTCGAGATCATGAGCAAGCTGACGGACAACATCCGTACTTACTCGGTCGATGGCACCCTGGGTGACATCCCCAAGTTGGCCGAAGAATTCGGCCTGCGCGTGACCCTCGGGATCTGGATCAGCCCGGATCTTGAGCGCAACGAGCGGGAAATCCAGCGCGCCATTGAAATTGCCAACAGCTCGCGCAGTGTGGTGCGGGTGGTGGTCGGCAACGAAGCCCTGTTCCGTGAAGAAATCACCCCAGAAGCCCTGATTGTGCTGCTCGACCGGGTGCGCGCTGCTGTGAAAGTGCCGGTGACTACGTCCGAGCAGTGGCACATCTGGGAAAAGAACCCGCAACTGGCCAAGCACGTCGACCTGATCGCCGCGCACATCCTGCCGTTCTGGGAATACATTCCCATGGACAAGGCCGGCCAGTACGTCCTCGACCGCGCCCGCGACCTGAAGAAAATGTTCCCGAAAAAGCCGCTGCTGCTGTCGGAGGTTGGCTGGCCTAGCAACGGGCGCATGCGCGGTGGCAATGAAACGTCCCCTGCCGACCAGGCGATCTACTTGCGCACTCTGGTGAACAAACTGAATCGCCAAGGCTTCAACTACTTCGTGATCGAGGCGTTCGATCAGCCGTGGAAAGTCAGCGACGAAGGCTCGGCCGGCGCGTACTGGGGCGTGTACAACGCCGCACGCCAGCAGAAATTCAACTTTGACGGGCCGGTGGTGGCAATTCCACAGTGGCGCGTGCTGGCCATCGGTTCGGTGGTGCTCGCATTGCTGTCCCTGACGCTGTTGATGATCGACGGCTCGGCCCTGCGCCAGCGTGGTCGTACCTTCCTGACCTTTATCGCGTTCCTCTGCGGTTCGGTGCTGGTGTGGATCGGCTACGACTACAGCCAGCAATACAGCACCTGGTTCAGCGTAACCGTCGGTATCCTGCTGGCCCTCGGCGCCCTGGGCGTTTTTATCGTGTTGCTGACCGAAGCCCACGAACTGGCGGAAGCGGTGTGGACCCACAAGCGTCGGCGTGAATTCCTGCCGGTCGAGGGGGATTCGGACTACCGCCCAAAAGTGTCGATCCACGTGCCGTGCTACAACGAGCCGCCGGAGATGGTCAAACAGACCCTCGACGCCCTGGCCGCCCTGGATTACCCGGACTACGAAGTCCTGATCATCGACAACAACACCAAGGACCCGGCGGTGTGGGAACCGGTGCGCGACTATTGCGAAACCCTCGGTCCGCGCTTCAAGTTCTTCCATGTCGCGCCCCTGGCCGGTTTCAAGGGGGGTGCGCTGAACTACCTGATCCCGCACACCGCCAAGGACGCCGAAGTGATCGCCGTGATCGACTCCGACTACTGCGTATCACCGAACTGGCTCAAGCACATGGTCCCGCACTTCGCCGACCCGAAAATCGCCGTGGTGCAGTCGCCGCAGGATTACCGCGACCAGAACGAAAGCACCTTCAAGAAGCTCTGCTATGCGGAATACAAGGGCTTCTTCCATATCGGCATGGTCACCCGCAACGACCGTGACGCGATCATCCAGCACGGCACCATGACCATGACCCGTCGCTCGGTGCTTGAAGAACTGGGCTGGGCCGACTGGTGCATCTGCGAAGACGCCGAACTGGGCCTACGTGTGTTCGAGAAAGGTCTGTCGGCGGCGTATTACCACGACAGCTACGGCAAGGGCCTGATGCCGGACACCTTTATCGACTTCAAGAAACAGCGTTTCCGCTGGGCCTACGGGGCGATCCAGATCATCAAGCGCCACACCGCCAGCCTGCTGCGCGGCAAGGACACCGAGCTGACCCGTGGCCAGCGCTACCACTTCCTCGCAGGCTGGCTGCCGTGGGTGGCGGATGGCATGAACATCTTCTTCACCGTGGGCGCCCTGTTGTGGTCGGCGGCGATGATCATCGTGCCGACGCGGGTCGACCCGCCGTTGCTGATTTTCGCGATCCCGCCGTTGGCGCTGTTCGTGTTCAAGGTGGGCAAGATCATCTTCCTCTACCGCCGTGCGGTGGGTGTGAACCTCAAGGACGCGTTCTGCGCAGCCTTGGCGGGTCTGGCGTTGTCCCACACCATCGCCAAGGCGGTGCTGTATGGCTTCTTCACCACCAGTATTCCGTTCTTTCGTACACCGAAAAACGCGGATAACCACGGCTTCTGGGTAGCGATTTCCGAAGCCCGCGAAGAAATGTTCATCATGTTGCTGCTGTGGGGCGCGGCACTGGGGATCTACCTGGTGCAGGGCTTGCCGAGCAATGACATCCGCTTCTGGGTGGTGATGCTGCTGGTGCAGTCGCTGCCGTATGTGGCGGCGCTGGTCATGGCGTTCCTGTCGTCGCTGCCGAAACCGGCGCCGAAGGCCGAGCCGGCGACGGTTGAGTAA
- a CDS encoding Na+/H+ antiporter — protein MQTAYTVLILLMLVSVSRLVGRVIPLPLPLVQIAAGALLAWPTLGLHVALDPELFLFLFLPPLLFSDGWRMPKRELWRLRGPILTLAVGLVLFTVVGAGYFIHWILPTIPLPVAFALAAVLSPTDAVAVSAIAQNRLPTPLMHMLQGEALMNDASGLVTFKFALAAALTGVFSLADASLTFVLVAVGGLAVGVALSWLVGRLRAWMIARGWDDPATHVVFMLLLPFAAYVLAERLGASGILSAVAAGMMQSWLDLLPRQTSTRLLNRSVWSLLEFAFNGLIFLLLGLQLPDIIKAVVSHEPTLWPALFYRCLDVIAIFLVLVVLRFIWVQSIWRLSGLLRRIRGKSELTLVPTARSCWLLTVGGVRGAVTLAGVMSVPLLLAPGQDFPERDLLIFIAAGVILLSLIAACIALPLLLRGIEKSPDEKRHKEVREAWKKTAVAAIHALEAEEPAEAETQDAAQAALATELKARLMSEYRHQLEVFNDSAEAQALAQQMDLLERKLRLKALRAQRLELYSLSRHHQIGDDVLREVLADLDMSEANLGSVK, from the coding sequence ATGCAAACCGCCTACACCGTTCTTATCCTGCTGATGCTGGTCAGCGTTTCACGCCTTGTCGGGCGCGTCATTCCGTTACCCTTACCTTTGGTGCAGATCGCCGCGGGTGCCTTGCTGGCCTGGCCCACGCTGGGGCTGCATGTGGCGCTGGACCCGGAGCTGTTCCTGTTTCTGTTCCTGCCGCCATTGTTGTTCTCCGACGGTTGGCGCATGCCCAAGCGTGAGTTGTGGCGGCTGCGTGGGCCGATCCTGACGCTGGCGGTGGGGCTGGTGCTGTTCACGGTGGTCGGTGCGGGCTACTTCATCCATTGGATATTGCCTACGATCCCGTTGCCGGTGGCCTTCGCCCTGGCGGCCGTGTTGTCGCCGACGGATGCCGTGGCGGTGTCGGCCATTGCCCAAAACCGTCTCCCCACACCGCTGATGCATATGCTCCAGGGCGAAGCCTTGATGAACGATGCTTCGGGCCTGGTAACGTTCAAGTTCGCCCTGGCGGCGGCGTTGACGGGGGTGTTTTCCCTGGCGGACGCGAGCCTGACCTTTGTCCTGGTGGCCGTGGGTGGCCTGGCGGTCGGCGTGGCCCTGAGCTGGTTGGTCGGCCGTTTGCGCGCCTGGATGATTGCCCGCGGCTGGGATGATCCAGCGACCCACGTGGTGTTCATGTTGCTGCTGCCGTTTGCCGCCTATGTGCTGGCCGAGCGCTTGGGCGCCTCGGGCATTTTGTCAGCGGTGGCGGCGGGCATGATGCAAAGCTGGCTCGACCTGCTGCCGCGCCAGACCAGCACGCGCTTGCTTAACCGCAGCGTGTGGTCGCTGTTGGAGTTTGCCTTCAACGGTCTGATTTTCTTGCTGCTGGGCCTGCAACTGCCGGACATCATCAAGGCGGTGGTCAGCCATGAGCCGACGCTGTGGCCGGCGCTGTTTTATCGCTGCCTGGATGTGATTGCGATCTTCCTGGTTTTGGTGGTGCTGCGTTTTATCTGGGTGCAGAGCATCTGGCGGCTGTCCGGGCTGTTACGCAGGATTCGCGGCAAAAGCGAGCTGACGCTGGTGCCGACCGCCCGTTCCTGCTGGCTGTTGACCGTTGGCGGTGTGCGCGGGGCGGTGACCTTGGCCGGTGTGATGTCGGTGCCTTTGCTGCTGGCGCCGGGCCAGGACTTTCCCGAACGCGACCTGCTGATCTTCATTGCTGCCGGGGTGATCTTGCTGTCGCTGATTGCAGCGTGTATCGCTTTGCCGCTGTTGTTGCGTGGTATCGAAAAAAGTCCTGATGAAAAACGCCACAAGGAAGTGCGTGAAGCCTGGAAGAAAACTGCCGTCGCGGCAATCCACGCCCTTGAAGCGGAGGAGCCCGCTGAAGCCGAAACCCAGGATGCCGCCCAGGCCGCACTCGCTACTGAACTCAAGGCCCGCCTGATGTCGGAATATCGCCATCAGTTGGAAGTGTTCAACGATTCTGCTGAAGCCCAGGCGTTGGCGCAGCAGATGGACCTGCTTGAGCGCAAGCTACGACTGAAGGCGCTCAGGGCGCAGCGATTGGAGTTGTATAGCCTTAGCCGTCATCACCAGATTGGTGATGACGTGTTGCGGGAGGTGTTGGCGGATCTGGATATGAGTGAGGCGAATTTGGGCAGCGTTAAATGA
- a CDS encoding M12 family metallopeptidase, with amino-acid sequence MTRIAHSHPPMLTNAFTAHTPRDTSNNDASINTQPLSRKKRGIAETANLWPQNSTLKISLYGLDEKTKKLIKEEASKLLPHINLKFEFTDERGGDIRVTLFKGTWSAVGTEAKTLPVDEPTLSFDRGLIDTPEDRGLIKHEFMHALGVHHEHQHPDRVLPPEVQLEYEDLKQRVDALERKKEVAIKSGDKWDLKNAEKELKPLKEKLEQMTRDKINIINPDTSTLTDYDPGSITGYWPTPRTEELSDGDKELLRLLYPPNTAPSEAHTIIAPLPLATTLIRFLIEEAN; translated from the coding sequence ATGACCCGTATCGCACACTCACACCCCCCTATGCTTACAAACGCTTTCACTGCGCACACACCCCGTGACACTTCGAACAATGACGCAAGTATCAATACGCAACCCCTGAGTAGAAAAAAACGGGGTATTGCTGAGACTGCAAACCTTTGGCCTCAAAACTCAACACTTAAAATCTCGTTATACGGCTTAGACGAAAAGACCAAAAAGCTTATAAAAGAGGAAGCCAGCAAACTCCTACCCCACATCAATCTAAAGTTCGAATTCACAGACGAACGTGGAGGAGACATAAGAGTCACCCTGTTCAAGGGTACATGGTCTGCCGTCGGCACCGAGGCAAAAACTTTGCCGGTCGACGAACCCACCCTGTCTTTCGACAGAGGACTGATTGACACCCCCGAAGACCGTGGGCTAATAAAACATGAATTTATGCATGCACTCGGCGTGCACCATGAACATCAGCACCCCGACAGGGTTCTACCTCCTGAAGTACAGCTAGAGTATGAGGACCTTAAACAACGCGTAGACGCGCTAGAGAGAAAAAAAGAGGTCGCGATCAAAAGCGGGGACAAATGGGATTTGAAGAACGCAGAAAAAGAACTCAAACCCTTAAAAGAAAAATTAGAGCAAATGACCCGCGACAAAATAAACATTATCAACCCTGATACCTCGACCCTCACAGACTACGACCCTGGTTCGATAACGGGTTATTGGCCCACCCCCAGAACCGAAGAGCTCTCAGACGGAGACAAAGAACTTCTGCGCTTACTCTATCCACCCAACACCGCACCGTCAGAGGCTCACACAATAATCGCCCCTTTACCGCTGGCAACTACACTCATACGTTTCCTGATAGAAGAAGCGAATTGA
- the tcdA gene encoding tRNA cyclic N6-threonylcarbamoyladenosine(37) synthase TcdA has product MSTEDPRFAGVARLYGIEGLERLKAAHVAIVGVGGVGSWAAEAMARCGVGEISLFDLDDVCVSNSNRQLHALDSTVGKPKVEVMAERLRGINPDCTVHAVADFVTRDTMAEYITPNIDCVIDCIDAVNAKAALIAWCKRRKIQIITTGGAGGQIDPTLIQVCDLNRTFNDPLASKVRSTLRRDYGFSRTVTRHYSVPCVFSTEQLRYPKPDGSICLQKSFVGDGVKLDCAGGFGAVMMVTATFGMVAATKAVDKIVAGVRRPSERVKPA; this is encoded by the coding sequence ATGAGTACAGAAGATCCGCGGTTTGCAGGCGTCGCCCGCTTGTATGGCATTGAAGGCCTGGAACGCTTGAAAGCGGCCCATGTGGCGATCGTCGGCGTCGGCGGCGTAGGTTCGTGGGCAGCGGAAGCCATGGCCCGGTGCGGGGTGGGCGAGATCTCGCTGTTTGACCTGGACGACGTGTGCGTCAGCAACAGCAACCGCCAGTTGCACGCGCTGGACAGCACCGTGGGCAAGCCCAAGGTCGAAGTCATGGCCGAGCGCTTGCGTGGTATCAACCCGGATTGCACCGTGCATGCGGTGGCGGACTTCGTGACCCGCGACACCATGGCCGAGTACATCACGCCCAACATCGACTGCGTGATTGACTGCATCGACGCGGTGAATGCCAAGGCCGCGCTGATTGCCTGGTGCAAGCGCCGCAAGATCCAGATCATCACCACCGGCGGCGCTGGTGGGCAGATTGACCCGACGCTGATCCAAGTCTGCGACCTGAACCGCACCTTCAATGACCCGCTGGCCTCGAAAGTGCGCTCCACTTTGCGTCGCGACTACGGTTTCTCACGCACCGTGACCCGCCACTACAGCGTGCCGTGCGTGTTTTCCACCGAACAACTGCGCTATCCCAAGCCGGACGGCAGCATCTGTTTGCAGAAGAGTTTTGTCGGAGACGGCGTGAAGCTGGACTGCGCGGGCGGATTTGGCGCGGTGATGATGGTGACGGCCACCTTTGGCATGGTCGCGGCGACCAAGGCGGTGGACAAAATTGTGGCCGGGGTGCGCAGGCCATCCGAGCGGGTCAAACCCGCCTAG
- a CDS encoding matrixin family metalloprotease, translating into MIIANSSPFLHSPLPNEEAPGASRSRTRRNVGEPGTYWPQNSTIKIALYGYDMNGPWVQAVKNAANQWLPHINLKFEFVSGEEGDVRISYRPLSQPAGSDLGTNARHTPPGEPTMHLPADPTDPDFEKTVIHEFGHMLGARHAHQHPDSNIPWNVPQTYAYYGRLGMSEESVRSNILPLPRSDAYSLLPYDGDSIMHYHIDPEVTDGSWAQSESYSLSEGDKAWARNAYPRTGQAE; encoded by the coding sequence ATGATCATTGCGAACAGCTCTCCTTTTCTTCATTCCCCCCTCCCCAACGAAGAAGCACCAGGCGCCAGTCGCTCAAGAACGCGACGTAATGTTGGCGAACCCGGCACGTATTGGCCACAGAACAGCACGATTAAAATCGCTCTGTACGGCTACGACATGAATGGGCCCTGGGTACAGGCCGTGAAGAACGCCGCCAACCAATGGCTGCCGCATATCAATCTCAAGTTCGAGTTTGTATCGGGAGAGGAAGGCGACGTGCGGATTTCGTACCGCCCACTGAGTCAACCTGCCGGCTCTGATTTGGGTACGAACGCGAGGCATACTCCTCCCGGGGAGCCGACTATGCATCTACCTGCAGACCCTACGGACCCAGACTTCGAAAAGACCGTAATTCATGAGTTCGGGCATATGCTGGGCGCTCGCCATGCCCATCAGCACCCGGATTCCAACATTCCATGGAACGTCCCCCAGACTTACGCCTATTACGGCCGGCTAGGCATGAGTGAAGAAAGTGTGCGCAGCAATATCCTCCCCCTCCCACGTAGCGACGCCTACTCGCTCCTTCCTTACGATGGGGATTCGATCATGCACTATCACATCGATCCGGAGGTGACGGACGGGTCTTGGGCGCAATCGGAATCTTATTCGCTCAGCGAGGGAGATAAAGCCTGGGCAAGAAATGCTTACCCTAGGACAGGGCAGGCAGAGTAA
- a CDS encoding SufE family protein, with the protein MSLPIEAVAALEAFQAVGSWEQRARMLMQWGERLPPLADEDKVDANLVQGCESLVWLVGRLEDGHWQFVASSDARMIRGLVALLLARVNGLSTAELQAVDVPDWFAQLGLSRQLSPSRSNGLNAVLQRMRALSLAQN; encoded by the coding sequence ATGAGCTTGCCGATAGAGGCCGTTGCCGCACTTGAAGCCTTCCAGGCCGTCGGCAGTTGGGAGCAGCGCGCACGGATGCTGATGCAATGGGGCGAGCGGCTGCCGCCATTGGCGGATGAAGACAAGGTCGACGCCAACCTGGTGCAGGGCTGTGAAAGCCTGGTGTGGCTAGTGGGGCGTTTGGAGGATGGCCACTGGCAGTTTGTTGCGAGCAGCGATGCGCGGATGATTCGAGGGTTGGTGGCGTTACTGCTGGCGCGGGTCAATGGGTTGTCGACGGCTGAGTTGCAGGCGGTTGACGTGCCCGACTGGTTTGCACAGTTGGGGCTTTCCCGCCAACTGTCACCGTCGCGCAGCAATGGCCTGAATGCGGTCTTGCAGCGCATGCGGGCATTAAGCCTTGCACAAAACTAA
- the dapD gene encoding 2,3,4,5-tetrahydropyridine-2,6-dicarboxylate N-succinyltransferase — translation MSNSLFSLGFGVGTQNRQGAWLEVFYAQPLLNPSAEIVAAITPILGYTEGNQAITFTVTQALQLADALKGVDAAQAALLSRLAESHTPLVATLLAEDAALTSTPEAYLKLHLLSHRLVKPHGLSLAGVFPQLPNVAWTSQGAIDINELAERQLEARLRGELLEVFSVDKFPKMTDYVVPSGVRIADAARIRLGAYVGEGTTVMHEGFVNFNAGTEGPGMIEGRVSAGVFVGKGSDLGGGCSTMGTLSGGGNIVIKVGEGCLIGANAGIGIPLGDRNTVESGLYVTAGTKVALLDEQNQLVKVVKARELAGQPDLLFRRNSETGAVECKTHKSAIELNEALHAHN, via the coding sequence ATGTCCAATTCCCTGTTCAGCCTGGGCTTCGGCGTCGGCACTCAGAACCGCCAAGGTGCTTGGCTGGAAGTGTTTTACGCACAACCGTTGCTTAACCCATCGGCTGAAATTGTCGCCGCCATCACGCCGATCCTCGGTTACACCGAAGGCAACCAGGCAATCACGTTCACCGTCACCCAGGCCCTGCAACTGGCTGACGCGCTCAAAGGTGTCGACGCCGCCCAAGCCGCGCTGCTGAGCCGCCTGGCTGAAAGCCACACCCCGCTGGTCGCCACCCTGTTGGCCGAAGACGCCGCGCTGACCTCCACCCCCGAGGCCTACCTCAAGCTGCACCTGCTGTCCCATCGCCTGGTCAAGCCACACGGCCTGAGCCTGGCCGGTGTGTTCCCGCAGCTGCCGAACGTAGCCTGGACCAGCCAGGGCGCGATCGACATCAACGAACTGGCCGAGCGCCAGCTCGAAGCGCGCCTGCGTGGCGAGTTGCTGGAAGTGTTCTCGGTGGACAAGTTCCCGAAAATGACCGACTACGTCGTGCCGAGCGGCGTACGTATTGCTGACGCCGCGCGTATCCGCCTGGGTGCCTATGTGGGCGAAGGCACTACCGTGATGCACGAAGGTTTCGTCAACTTCAACGCCGGTACCGAAGGCCCGGGCATGATCGAAGGCCGTGTATCGGCTGGCGTCTTCGTCGGCAAGGGTTCGGACCTGGGCGGCGGTTGCTCTACCATGGGCACCCTGTCGGGCGGCGGCAACATCGTGATCAAGGTCGGCGAAGGCTGCCTGATCGGCGCCAACGCCGGTATCGGTATCCCGCTGGGCGACCGCAACACCGTCGAATCGGGCCTGTATGTCACCGCTGGCACCAAGGTCGCACTGCTGGACGAGCAAAACCAACTGGTCAAAGTGGTCAAGGCCCGTGAACTGGCTGGCCAGCCGGACCTGCTGTTCCGCCGCAACTCCGAGACCGGTGCCGTGGAGTGCAAAACCCACAAATCGGCCATCGAACTGAACGAAGCGCTGCACGCTCACAACTAA
- a CDS encoding arsenate reductase — protein sequence MKKARTWLDEHGVSYEFHDYKTAGIDREHLTQWCNEHGWQVVLNRAGTTFRKLEDERKADLDQSKAIELMLAQPSMIKRPVLDLGDRTLIGFKPDSYSAALK from the coding sequence ATGAAAAAGGCGCGCACCTGGCTCGATGAGCACGGCGTCAGCTATGAGTTCCACGACTACAAAACGGCCGGTATCGACCGCGAACACTTGACCCAATGGTGCAACGAGCACGGTTGGCAGGTGGTTTTGAACCGTGCGGGCACCACCTTTCGCAAACTCGAAGACGAACGCAAAGCCGATCTCGATCAGTCGAAAGCCATTGAATTGATGCTCGCACAACCTTCGATGATCAAGCGCCCAGTGCTCGATCTCGGTGACAGAACCCTGATTGGCTTCAAGCCAGATAGTTATTCGGCGGCCCTCAAGTAG
- a CDS encoding aminotransferase class V-fold PLP-dependent enzyme, which yields MLVPSPWRADFPAIATLQRQDQTYLDNAATTQKPQALLDAISHYYANGAANVHRAQHLPGAHATQAFEDSRSKVAQWLNAGDSGQIVFTHGATSALNLLAYGLEHLFNAGDEIVISALEHHANLLPWQQLAKRRAATLVVLPLDDDGVIDLPAAAELIGPRTRLLAVSQLSNVLGAWQPLEALLALARPHGALTVVDGAQGIVHGRHDVQALGCDFYVFSSHKLYGPDGVGVLFGRDEALHHLRHWQFGGEMVQQADYHSASFRPAPLGFEAGTPPIASVIGLGASLDYLSSLDQQAVVAHEAALHDYLLRGLNARNGVRILGSPQVALVSFVVEGVHNADLAHLLTEQGIAVRAGHHCAMPLLKAMHLSGAIRVSLALYNDSDDLERFFEALDQSLDMLR from the coding sequence ATGCTAGTGCCCTCCCCCTGGCGCGCCGATTTCCCGGCCATCGCCACCCTGCAACGGCAAGACCAGACCTACCTGGACAACGCCGCCACCACGCAAAAACCCCAGGCCCTGTTGGATGCCATCAGCCATTACTACGCCAACGGCGCAGCCAATGTGCACCGTGCCCAGCATTTGCCAGGTGCCCATGCGACCCAGGCGTTCGAAGACAGTCGCAGCAAAGTCGCGCAGTGGTTGAACGCAGGCGACAGTGGGCAGATCGTGTTCACTCACGGCGCTACTTCTGCGCTGAACCTCCTGGCCTATGGCCTTGAGCACTTATTCAATGCGGGCGATGAGATTGTCATCAGCGCCCTGGAACACCACGCCAACCTGCTGCCTTGGCAGCAACTGGCCAAACGTCGCGCCGCCACGCTGGTGGTGTTGCCGCTGGACGATGACGGCGTGATCGACCTGCCCGCCGCAGCCGAGCTGATCGGCCCACGCACGCGTCTGCTGGCGGTGAGCCAGCTGTCCAACGTGCTCGGCGCCTGGCAGCCGCTGGAGGCCTTGTTGGCGCTTGCCCGGCCACACGGCGCCTTGACCGTAGTCGATGGCGCCCAAGGCATCGTCCACGGCCGTCACGATGTGCAGGCGCTGGGCTGCGATTTCTATGTGTTTTCCAGCCATAAACTCTATGGCCCGGACGGCGTCGGGGTGCTGTTCGGCCGCGATGAAGCCCTGCATCACCTGCGTCACTGGCAGTTTGGCGGCGAGATGGTGCAACAGGCGGACTACCACAGCGCCAGCTTTCGCCCGGCGCCGCTGGGTTTCGAGGCCGGTACACCGCCGATTGCCAGCGTGATTGGCCTGGGCGCCAGCCTGGATTACCTGAGTTCGCTGGACCAGCAGGCCGTCGTTGCCCACGAAGCGGCGCTGCATGATTACTTGTTGCGCGGGCTCAACGCGCGCAATGGCGTGCGCATACTCGGTTCACCGCAGGTCGCGCTGGTGAGTTTTGTCGTAGAGGGCGTGCATAACGCTGACCTTGCGCACTTGCTCACCGAGCAAGGTATTGCCGTGCGCGCCGGCCATCACTGCGCGATGCCCCTGCTCAAGGCGATGCACCTGTCGGGAGCCATTCGCGTGTCCCTGGCGTTGTATAACGATTCCGATGACCTGGAACGCTTCTTCGAAGCGCTGGACCAATCCCTGGATATGCTGCGATGA